The Fibrobacter sp. UWB5 genome has a window encoding:
- a CDS encoding thioesterase family protein encodes MEICTYKHTARIEVRYAETDQMGIVHHSVYAVWFEQARTEYFRTAGASYADMEAEGFGAPVLELNVKFKQPTRYGDFVDVETSMIREGLKVRFEYKVYVNGNLCTLGSTLHCMTKGGRPTRELPSGFSKFEFVNG; translated from the coding sequence ATGGAAATTTGCACCTACAAGCACACCGCACGTATTGAAGTCCGCTACGCGGAAACCGACCAGATGGGAATCGTCCACCACTCCGTTTACGCCGTATGGTTCGAGCAGGCCCGCACCGAATACTTCCGCACCGCAGGTGCAAGCTACGCCGATATGGAAGCCGAAGGTTTCGGAGCGCCGGTCCTGGAACTGAACGTCAAGTTCAAGCAGCCCACCCGCTACGGCGATTTCGTAGACGTCGAAACTTCGATGATCCGCGAAGGCCTCAAGGTCCGTTTTGAATACAAAGTATACGTGAACGGAAACCTGTGCACCTTAGGTTCTACTCTGCATTGCATGACCAAGGGCGGCCGCCCCACTCGCGAACTGCCGAGCGGATTCTCTAAGTTTGAATTTGTGAACGGGTAA